The following proteins are encoded in a genomic region of Brachypodium distachyon strain Bd21 chromosome 1, Brachypodium_distachyon_v3.0, whole genome shotgun sequence:
- the LOC100833634 gene encoding linoleate 9S-lipoxygenase 2: MFGGGLNIIGDLTGGLKNAQLKGSVVLMRKNVLDFNDFGATVVDGITEFLGRGVTCQLISSTFVDSNNGNRGKVGAEASLEQWITSLPSITTGESKFGVTFDWAVEKLGVPGAIIVKNNHASEFFLKAITLDNVPGRGTVVFVANSWVYPQGMYRYNRVFFSNDTYLPSQMPAALKPYREDELRNLRGDDQQGPYEAHDRVYRYDVYNDLGDNRDILGGSKEFPYPRRCRTGRKPSDAKPDHESRLLPLVQNIYVPRDELFGHLKMSDFLGYTLKALVDGIVPAIRTYVDLSPGEFDSFKDIVKLYEGGLKLPNIPALEEMRKRFPLQLVKDLIPIGGDYILKLPKPQIIKETEKAWMTDDEFAREMLAGVNPMMIKRLTEFPPKSTLDPSKYGDHTSTITEAHIGNSLEGLTVQQALDGNRLYIVDQHDNLMPFLVNINNLDGSYIYATRTLLFLRGDGTLAPVAIELSSPLLQGGLTTPDSTVYTPASTGVEGWVWQLAKAYVAVNDYGWHQLISHWLNTHAVMEPFVIATSRQLSVTHPVHKLLHPHYRDTMNINARARELLINAGGIIEMTVFPRKYAMGMSSVAYSNWNFTQQALPEDLIKRGMAVPDASSPHKVRLLLEDYPYAADGLAVWTAIEQWAAEYLAIYYPSDAVLQGDVELQAWWKEVREVGHGDLKDAPWWPKMQTVGELVKASATIIWTGSALHAAVNFGQYPYAGYHPNKPSASRKPMPKPGSEEYALLEREPEKVFIRTITNQLQAIIGISLLEILSKHSSDEIYLGQRDTPEWTSDAKALEAFKRFGARLESIETQVVAMNANPKLKNRVGPAKFPYTLLYPNTSDLKGDAAGLTARGIPNSISI; encoded by the exons ATGTTTGGGGGTGGTCTGAATATCATCGGCGACCTGACCGGGGGGCTGAAGAATGCCCAGCTCAAAGGGTCTGTCGTCCTGATGCGCAAGAACGTGCTAGACTTCAATGACTTCGGCGCCACCGTCGTCGACGGCATCACCGAGTTCCTCGGCCGCGGCGTCACCTGTCAGCTCATCAGCTCCACCTTCGTCGACTCCA ACAACGGGAACCGGGGGAAGGTGGGAGCGGAGGCGAGCCTGGAGCAGTGGATCACGAGCCTGCCGTCCATCACGACAGGGGAGTCCAAGTTCGGGGTCACCTTCGACTGGGCCGTGGAGAAGCTGGGCGTTCCCGGTGCCATCATCGTCAAGAACAACCACGCCTCCGAGTTCTTCCTCAAGGCCATCACCCTCGACAACGTCCCCGGCCGCGGCAccgtcgtcttcgtcgccaACTCATGGGTCTACCCGCAGGGCATGTACCGCTACAACCgtgtcttcttctccaacgac ACGTACCTGCCCAGCCAGATGCCGGCGGCTCTGAAGCCGTACCGCGAGGACGAGCTCCGGAACCTGAGGGGCGACGACCAGCAGGGGCCCTATGAGGCGCACGACCGCGTCTACCGCTACGATGTCTACAACGACCTTGGCGACAACCGCGACATCCTGGGGGGCTCCAAGGAATTCCCTTACccacgccgctgccgcacCGGCCGCAAGCCCTCTGATGCCA AGCCAGACCACGAGAGccggctgctgccgctggtGCAGAACATCTACGTGCCGCGGGACGAGCTGTTCGGGCATCTCAAGATGTCGGATTTCCTGGGGTACACACTCAAGGCGTTGGTGGACGGCATCGTGCCCGCGATCCGCACGTACGTGGACCTGTCCCCCGGCGAGTTCGACTCCTTCAAGGACATCGTCAAGCTCTACGAGGGCGGCCTCAAGCTTCCCAACATCCCGGCACTGGAGGAGATGCGCAAGCGCTTCCCGCTCCAGCTCGTCAAGGACCTCATCCCCATCGGCGGTGACTACATCCTCAAGCTCCCAAAGCCACAAATCATCAAGG AGACCGAGAAAGCATGGATGACTGATGACGAGTTCGCGAGGGAGATGCTCGCCGGCGTGAACCCGATGATGATCAAACGTCTGACG GAGTTCCCTCCGAAGAGTACTCTTGACCCCAGCAAGTACGGCGACCACACCAGCACTATCACCGAGGCGCACATCGGTAACAGCCTCGAGGGCCTCACCGTGCAACAGGCACTCGACGGCAACAGGTTGTACATCGTTGACCAACACGACAACCTGATGCCGTTCCTGGTCAACATCAACAACCTCGACGGCAGCTACATCTATGCGACCAGGACCCTGCTCTTCCTGCGAGGCGACGGCACGCTCGCGCCCGTGGCCATCGAGCTAAGCTCGCCCCTGCTCCAGGGCGGCCTGACCACGCCGGACAGCACCGTGTACACGCCGGCTTCGACCGGCGTGGAGGGGTGGGTGTGGCAGCTTGCCAAGGCCTACGTGGCCGTGAATGACTACGGGTGGCACCAGCTGATTAGCCACTGGCTCAACACCCACGCCGTCATGGAGCCCTTCGTCATCGCCACAAGCCGACAGCTGAGCGTCACCCACCCGGTGCACAAGCTCCTGCACCCGCACTACCGCGACACGATGAACATCAACGCCCGGGCACGGGAGCTGCTCATCAACGCAGGCGGGATCATCGAGATGACCGTCTTCCCGCGCAAGTACGCGATGGGGATGTCGTCTGTCGCCTACAGTAACTGGAACTTCACCcagcaggcgctccccgaggATCTGATCAAGAGGGGCATGGCGGTGCCGGACGCGTCAAGCCCGCACAAGGTGCGGCTGCTGCTCGAGGACTACCCGTATGCGGCGGACGGGCTGGCCGTGTGGACCGCTATTGAGCAGTGGGCAGCGGAGTACCTGGCCATCTACTACCCCAGCGATGCCGTGCTCCAGGGCGACGTGGAGCTGCAGGCATGGTGGAAGGAGGTGCGTGAGGTGGGCCAtggcgacctcaaggacgcgccGTGGTGGCCCAAGATGCAGACAGTGGGGGAGCTGGTTAAGGCCAGTGCCACCATTATCTGGACCGGGTCGGCCCTGCACGCCGCCGTCAACTTCGGGCAGTATCCCTACGCTGGCTACCACCCAAACAAGCCCTCAGCGAGCCGgaagccgatgccgaagcCAGGCAGCGAGGAGTACGCGCTGCTGGAGCGCGAGCCAGAGAAGGTGTTCATCCGCACAATCACCAACCAGCTGCAGGCCATTATCGGCATTTCGCTGCTGGAGATCCTTTCCAAGCACTCCTCTGATGAGATCTACCTCGGTCAGCGTGACACGCCGGAATGGACGTCTGATGCAAAAGCGTTGGAGGCATTCAAGCGGTTCGGCGCGAGGCTGGAGAGCATCGAGACGCAGGTGGTGGCCATGAACGCGAACCCCAAGCTCAAGAACCGCGTCGGCCCAGCCAAGTTTCCATACACACTGTTGTACCCCAACACCTCAGACCTCAAGGGCGACGCCGCCGGGCTCACAGCCAGAGGCATCCCCAACAGCATCTCCATCTGA